A single window of Hippocampus zosterae strain Florida chromosome 15, ASM2543408v3, whole genome shotgun sequence DNA harbors:
- the LOC127616172 gene encoding protein crumbs homolog 1-like — MLKFIAQVWILWWLFEGIFSDGDNSGCQQQPCRNGGICESHLGGFRCLCSQQALHGRLYGGQTCTVPLLGCDDNQCENGGICSPLLVRGKHSFSCICLAGFSGSKCQTSTVFSFESHGYMYIETQPIDPEAPLNVTLSFRTEKLVGTLLQRRVAGLLLSIELMDGHVCLCSLKNQGSSTLVQQLPEFISNNEWHTLEASLGGVVSLIRLLCTEGNCAGESKTEVQVLEAASALPQPGTVRHSLFIGAGPGDKTEPSRAFLGCLRDVLVDSHLVVPVMSAKGSDVQVNVTMGCNDNDKCDDGPCQNRGRCVSQGWRSYMCECHRPYEGGNCAEEYITARFGSKDLQSYAIFSIDDDPGETLTVSLFVRTRQPRALLLIVANSTSQYLRLWLDQGRVKIQVNNFETLLGQSVISDGHFHLVTVKLDGPEVTLTQSAQVQSSRPIRHIWAHHGDRVFVGGLTDPRASATFGGYFKGCVQDLRMNNKRLQFYPIASFVESYKPEQLFNVSPGCSSDDACAVNPCLNGGVCYSVWDDFTCNCPPNTAGQRCEEVKWCELSPCPASTICQRTSRGFECLSNVTVRPESAILHYRNNRNNNRTVGVTSVSLGFRTRQTAATILHAQRGSKYITVSLRDSRVVVEHSAGVEHDNSSVQSERPVSDGEWHSVSLGVDVRASKWIINVDESTEEIFTGVADLNFLLEGTDIFIGGLSLDSPVSFSGCLAPVEIGGLLLPFHLDTDLKLLRPQEEQFSQLNVNAHPHYGCWGASVCASNPCHNQGLCEDLFDLHHCNCPSTWSGSLCQEPSDPCVAKPCVYGNCRNTPGGYQCECEQGFTGAQCEMEVDLCVDSNCSNGATCLKGVQNYSCLCPENLTGQYCNVKIPEIPWYIETTPLPLLPVSKCSGTRRNFSCFNGGNCSVVDDNCLCLPGFSGQWCEKDVDECASDPCMNGGFCLNYVDRFECVCDLNYSGIHCQIDVSDFYIYVFLGLWQNLFQLASYLIMRLDDEPEIEWGFQIND, encoded by the exons ATGTTAAAGTTCATCGCGCAGGTTTGGATTTTATGGTGGCTTTTTGAAG GCATTTTCTCTGATGGCGACAACAGCGGATGTCAACAGCAGCCGTGCCGAAACGGCGGCATATGCGAGAGTCACCTCGGCGGTTTCAGATGCCTTTGCTCCCAGCAGGCCCTCCACGGCCGTTTATACGGGGGGCAGACCTGCACGGTTCCACTTTTGGGCTGCGATGACAACCAATGCGAAAACGGTGGAATATGCTCGCCCTTGCTTGTACGCGGGAAACACAGTTTCTCATGCATCTGCCTCGCCGGCTTCTCAGGCTCCAAATGCCAGACCTCCACTGTTTTTTCATTTGAGAGCCACGGTTACATGTACATCGAGACTCAACCTATTGACCCGGAAGCCCCTCTGAATGTTACACTCAGCTTCCGGACAGAAAAACTTGTCGGGACTCTATTGCAACGCAGAGTGGCTGGCCTCCTTCTTAGCATTGAGCTAATGGATGGACATGTGTGCCTCTGCAGTCTCAAAAACCAAGGGTCCAGCACATTGGTTCAGCAGCTACCGGAATTTATTTCCAACAACGAATGGCACACGCTGGAAGCCTCACTCGGCGGCGTGGTCAGCCTGATCCGGCTCCTTTGTACCGAGGGAAACTGTGCCGGGGAAAGCAAGACCGAGGTGCAAGTTCTCGAAGCAGCCTCGGCTCTCCCTCAACCCGGGACAGTACGTCACAGTCTCTTCATCGGAGCAGGTCCAGGCGACAAAACGGAACCCTCGCGTGCTTTTCTGGGTTGCTTAAGAGATGTGCTCGTCGACTCCCATTTGGTGGTCCCGGTTATGTCGGCGAAGGGTTCCGACGTTCAGGTGAACGTGACGATGGGATGCAACGATAACGACAAATGCGATGACGGACCGTGCCAGAACAGAGGCCGCTGTGTGAGCCAAGGCTGGAGGAGTTACATGTGCGAGTGCCACAGACCATATGAGGGCGGCAACTGTGCAGAGG AGTACATCACCGCAAGGTTCGGGAGCAAAGACTTGCAAAGTTATGCCATCTTCTCAATAGACGACGACCCCGGAGAGACTTTGACCGTGTCCTTGTTCGTTCGAACCAGGCAGCCGAGGGCCCTCCTCCTGATCGTGGCCAACAGCACCAGTCAGTACCTTCGCCTTTGGCTGGATCAGGGCAGAGTCAAAATTCAAGTCAACAACTTTGAGACCTTGCTCGGCCAAAGCGTGATCAGTGACGGCCATTTCCATCTGGTGACTGTGAAGCTAGACGGTCCGGAGGTAACCTTGACCCAGTCGGCCCAGGTTCAAAGCTCTCGACCCATAAGACACATCTGGGCCCATCACGGGGATCGGGTCTTTGTGGGCGGACTGACGGACCCGAGGGCCTCGGCGACATTCGGAGGCTACTTTAAAGGATGTGTTCAGGATCTGCGGATGAACAATAAGCGACTTCAGTTCTATCCCATAGCATCTTTTGTGGAATCTTACAAACCGGAGCAGCTGTTTAATGTTTCGCCGGGATGCAGCAGTGACGACGCCTGTGCG GTTAACccctgtctcaatggcggggtgtgctACTCCGTCTGGGATGACTTCACCTGTAACTGCCCCCCCAACACGGCAGGCCAGCGCTGTGAGGAGGTGAAATGGTGTGAGCTGTCTCCCTGTCCCGCCTCCACCATATGCCAGCGGACCTCGCGGGGCTTCGAGT GTCTTTCTAACGTAACAGTTCGTCCGGAAAGTGCAATTTTGCACTACCGGAACAATAGGAACAACAACCGCACTGTCGGTGTCACCAGCGTGTCTCTCGGTTTCCGCACAAGACAGACCGCCGCCACCATATTGCATGCACAAAGGGGCTCCAAATACATCACCGTCTCCCTTCGGGACTCCCGCGTGGTTGTCGAGCACTCGGCTGGAGTGGAACACGACAATTCCTCCGTACAGAGTGAGCGTCCGGTCAGTGACGGAGAGTGGCACTCTGTGAGCCTCGGCGTGGACGTTCGAGCCTCTAAGTGGATCATAAATGTGGATGAAAGTACAGAAGAAATCTTTACAGGTGTTGCGGACTTGAATTTTCTTTTGGAGGGAACAGACATTTTCATCGGTGGGCTGAGCTTGGACTCCCCGGTGAGTTTCTCCGGATGTTTGGCTCCTGTGGAAATCGGAGGCCTTCTTCTTCCTTTCCACTTGGACACAGACTTGAAGCTTCTCAGGCCTCAGGAAGAGCAGTTTTCGCAGTTGAACGTCAACGCCCATCCGCACTACGGCTGCTGGGGGGCGAGCGTGTGTGCGTCCAACCCTTGTCATAATCAGGGTTTGTGTGAGGATCTCTTCGACCTGCATCACTGCAATTGTCCATCCACTTGGAGCGGGTCGTTGTGCCAAGAACCGAGCGACCCCTGCGTGGCCAAGCCGTGCGTGTATGGAAACTGTCGCAACACTCCTGGGGGGTaccagtgtgagtgtgagcaaggATTCACCGGGGCGCAATGTGAGATGGAGGTGGATTTGTGTGTGGATAGCAATTGCAGCAATGGTGCGACATGCCTCAAAGGAGTTCAGAACTACTCGTGCCTCTGCCCGGAGAACCTCACAGGTCAATATTGCAA TGTGAAAATTCCAGAGATCCCCTGGTACATCGAGACAACCCC TCTTCCTTTGCTGCCTGTGTCAAAGTGTAGCGGTACGAGACGGAACTTCAGCTGCTTTAATGGAGGGAATTGCTCAGTCGTGGACGACAATTGTCTCTGTCTGCCTGGCTTCTCAGGACAATG GTGCGAAAAGGACGTGGACGAGTGTGCCTCCGACCCGTGCATGAACGGAGGATTCTGTCTCAACTACGTCGACAGATTTGAGTGCGTGTGCGATTTGAATTACTCGGGAATCCACTGCCAAATAGACGTCAGTGACTTTTATATCTACGTCTTCCTGGGCCTGTGGCAGAACTTGTTCCAGCTAGCGTCCTACCTCATCATGCGCTTGGATGACGAGCCAGAAATCGAGTGGGGCTTCCAGATTAACGATTAG
- the zbtb41 gene encoding zinc finger and BTB domain-containing protein 41, whose protein sequence is MVSSSTPMKKRTANASPAKYDRQSRATKPCKTAPGTSTGSAFPQQADPHNRHLTMAHHSRNLLNFLNEDRTRQRFCDVSVSVGGKLYGAHKVVLAHGSSYFHAELSKNPAMSHMTLDHVEDSVFQHLLALLYTSECVIAETELQAVTEAARFLDMMDVLKLVCEEGPNNNTVSGDETKSLIATQASFDQQLCNENSPQDQSLNDGQAQTPSKSQRRGDTAATMRRSARRRKPPAKFQKDDMECLNNAEETRVTPSPKEQVEEIWNEEEAAESKLVVDETRSSHVEDFLGEEEEEDGKIEEGGKAPAPGPVYPEGLDPVIIRIASKKILKCPKCDKTFDRAGKYESHTRVHTKEKPFQCDVCLQRYSTKSNLTVHKKKHAGDAPFQMKEHKCPFCNKLHASTKTLAKHVRRFHPEHLQEFLSKRKKKSEGWKCPICLKSFTRRTHLQEHMILHTQERPFKCAFCDEYFRSRFARLKHQEKYHLGPFPCDICGRNFNDTGNRRRHIECTHGGKRKWMCFVCGKSVRERTTLREHMRIHSGEKPHICALCGQGFRHKSSYRLHLRMHRNDKRYECDECGKTFIRHDHLTKHQKTHSEEKAHQCEECGKCFRRQDHLSVHYRSVHLGEKVWQKYKPATHQCDVCKKEFKGKSSLEMHFRTHSGEKPFTCPECHQTFRIKKTLTKHMVIHSDVRPFNCQQCNAAFKRKDKLKYHVDHVHSSRFLEQTLGGTLSQDKMGPDTFSTQPKSTPTDVCAPGTLDPVQMAARPGQGQLDAHAGMRAEEPQPNSGYQNSELAFLEKYALAPPSADIVAPVRSDHMLDTREQAYLGTLLGLDSTSSVENISNANQSHR, encoded by the exons ATGGTATCCTCAAGCACTCCAATGAAGAAAAGAACAGCCAATGCTTCACCTGCCAAATACGACAGGCAAAGCCGGGCTACGAAACCATGCAAAACAGCACCTGGCACCTCAACCGGCTCTGCATTTCCCCAACAAGCAGACCCACACAACCGGCACTTGACCATGGCGCATCACAGTCGTAACCTACTGAACTTCTTGAACGAGGATCGGACTCGGCAGAGGTTCTGCGACGTGTCCGTGTCCGTGGGTGGGAAGCTGTACGGCGCCCATAAAGTGGTATTGGCCCACGGGAGCAGTTACTTCCACGCCGAGCTGTCCAAGAACCCCGCCATGAGCCACATGACTCTGGATCACGTGGAGGACTCCGTTTTCCAGCATCTGCTTGCTTTGCTGTACACGTCGGAGTGCGTGATTGCCGAGACAGAGCTCCAGGCTGTCACTGAAGCGGCCCGCTTCCTGGACATGATGGATGTGTtaaagctggtgtgtgaggaagGGCCTAACAACAACACCGTCAGTGGGGATGAGACGAAATCACTAATAGCCACCCAAGCATCGTTTGATCAACAGTTATGCAATGAAAACTCACCACAGGACCAGAGTCTGAATGACGGTCAGGCACAAACTCCAAGTAAAAGCCAGAGACGTGGCGATACGGCGGCCACCATGCGGAGATCTGCTCGAAGGAGGAAACCTCCAGCCAAGTTTCAGAAAGACGATATGGAGTGCTTGAACAACGCCGAAGAAACACGAGTGACTCCCTCACCGAAGGAGCAGGTGGAAGAAATATGGAACGAAGAAGAAGCCGCAGAATCCAAACTGGTGGTGGATGAAACAAGATCATCACACGTGGAAGATTTtttgggtgaggaggaggaggaagacggcaAGATTGAGGAGGGCGGTAAGGCACCGGCCCCAGGTCCCGTATATCCCGAAGGTCTGGATCCTGTCATCATCCGCATCGCCAGCAAGAAGATTCTCAAGTGCCCCAAATGTGACAAGACCTTTGATCGAGCAG GGAAGTACGAGAGTCACACCAGAGTGCACACCAAAGAGAAACCCTTCCAGTGTGACGTGTGCCTGCAGCGCTACTCCACCAAGTCCAACTTGACGGTTCACAAGAAGAAGCACGCCGGCGACGCGCCCTTCCAGATGAAAGAGCACAAGTGTCCCTTCTGTAACAAACTCCACGCTAGCACAAAAACCCTGGCCAAGCACGTCCGCAG GTTCCACCCAGAACACCTCCAAGAGTTTCTCagtaagaggaagaagaagagtgaAGGCTGGAAATGTCCC ATTTGTCTGAAGTCTTTTACCCGCAGGACTCACTTGCAGGAGCACATGATCCTGCACACCCAAGAGCGGCCATTCAAATGCGCTTTCTGCGACGAATACTTCAGGTCCAGGTTTGCAAGGCTCAAGCACCAAGAAAAGTACCACCTGG gacCTTTTCCTTGTGACATCTGTGGCCGAAATTTTAACGACACCGGCAACAGGAGGCGCCACATTGAATGCACGCACGGAGGGAAAAGAAAGTGGATGTGCTTTGTGTGTGGGAAATCGGTCAGGGAAAG AACAACGCTGCGGGAGCACATGCGGATCCACAGCGGCGAGAAGCCTCACATCTGTGCTCTCTGTGGCCAAGGTTTCCGCCACAAGAGTTCATACAG gctcCACTTGAGAATGCATCGCAATGACAAGCGCTACGAGTGTGACGAATGTGGGAAGACCTTCATACGCCACGATCACCTAACCAAACATCAGAAAACGCACTCTG AGGAAAAAGCGCATCAGTGTGAAGAATGCGGCAAGTGTTTCCGGCGCCAGGATCACCTGTCAGTCCACTACCGAAGTGTTCATTTGGGAGAGAAAGTGTGGCAGAAGTATAAACCGGCCACGCATCAATGTGACGTTTGCAAGAAAGAATTTAAAGGAAAGTCCAGTCTGGAAATGCACTTCAGGACCCACTCAG GTGAGAAACCCTTCACTTGTCCAGAATGCCACCAGACGTTTCGGATCAAGAAGACCTTGACCAAGCACATGGTGATCCACTCGGACGTCCGTCCTTTCAACTGCCAACAGTGCAACGCCGCCttcaagagaaaagacaagctcAAGTATCACGTGGACCACGTCCACAGCAGCCGCTTCCTCGAGCAGACGCTCGGGGGAACCCTGTCCCAGGACAAGATGGGCCCCGATACTTTTAGTACCCAACCCAAGTCGACACCTACGGACGTCTGCGCGCCCGGCACTTTAGACCCTGTCCAGATGGCGGCTAGACCCGGGCAGGGCCAATTGGACGCTCACGCGGGCATGCGAGCTGAAGAACCGCAGCCGAATTCAGGCTACCAGAACTCCGAGCTGGCCTTTTTAGAGAAATACGCCCTGGCGCCTCCGTCGGCCGACATCGTTGCCCCTGTGAGGTCCGATCACATGCTTGACACCCGAGAGCAGGCTTACCTGGGAACACTTCTTGGTTTGGATTCCACTTCTTCTGTGGAAAATATCTCAAACGCCAACCAAAGTCACCGGTGA
- the LOC127617009 gene encoding complement factor H-like produces the protein MLLGMFKKYIGWIFMIWLSGAHRCNSESPFCRAPIVNGGYVFPQQDTYSHGTVLTYACENGFKPAVEGWWATTTCHNGKWSTQPQCIDVNNCIPPTIPHAKYTSSQTGWYEDGYVIRITCDPGYSFKDYDATTQCVNGKWLSVPICQRSTQACDDPPKITHGVIINQGPRQDVYASDTEIPYECEDGYDVEGKHKKSIYCIGGAWSAAPPCVKQIKPTPGSSTSTGGETGPAGGGSSTHTGSTDPQVTTIDQCGTIPIVADGEVVERDPMFLKYQCGSFYKQVGPEKVLCYTNGQWSTPPTCKASYCSVDTDHYPQLKYDGVKYINDGERVRLECVKLDHWLTSHYSVGRCNNGRIQLGKCEYDLEVKLL, from the exons atgctgCTGGGAATGTTCAAGAAGTATATCGGATGGATTTTCATGATTTGGCTTTCTGGAGCCCATCGATGTAATTCAGAGAGTCCTTTTTGTCGTGCGCCCATCGTAAATGGAGGTTATGTTTTTCCTCAGCAAGATACATATTCACATGGAACTGTGTTGACCTACGCGTGTGAAAATGGATTCAAGCCAGCAGTGGAGGGCTGGTGGGCAACGACGACTTGCCACAATGGCAAATGGTCCACTCAACCGCAATGTATCG ATGTCAACAATTGCATTCCTCCAACTATTCCCCATGCAAAATACACGTCAAGCCAGACGGGTTGGTATGAGGACGGCTACGTCATAAGGATAACATGTGACCCCGGGTATTCATTCAAAGATTATGACGCTACAACTCAGTGCGTCAATGGCAAATGGCTCTCTGTACCGATCTGCCAGC GAAGCACCCAGGCATGTGATGACCCCCCTAAAATAACCCACGGCGTAATCATCAATCAGGGCCCTCGCCAGGACGTGTATGCTTCCGATACTGAAATACCGTACGAATGCGAAGATGGCTATGATGTCGAAGGAAAACATAAAAAGTCCATTTATTGCATCGGTGGAGCGTGGTCGGCCGCCCCGCCCTGCG TCAAACAAATAAAGCCAACTCCTGGCAGTTCGACGTCTACTGGCGGTGAGACGGGGCCTGCAGGTGGAG GATCTTCAACCCACACCGGCTCTACGGATCCACAAGTGACCACAA TTGACCAGTGCGGAACGATTCCCATTGTCGCCGATGGTGAGGTTGTGGAACGGGATcccatgtttttgaaatatcaGTGCGGCAGTTTCTACAAACAAGTGGGTCCGGAGAAAGTGTTGTGCTACACTAACGGCCAGTGGTCCACGCCGCCCACCTGCAAAG CTTCCTACTGTTCCGTGGACACCGATCACTACCCGCAGTTGAAATACGACGGAGTGAAATACATCAATGATGGGGAGAGGGTGAGACTGGAATGCGTCAAACTGGACCACTGGCTGACGAGTCATTATTCGGTGGGGCGGTGCAACAATGGAAGAATACAGTTGGGCAAATGTGAGTATGATTTGGAAGTCAAATTGCTGTAA